Proteins from one Amycolatopsis endophytica genomic window:
- a CDS encoding ferritin-like domain-containing protein, with translation MRPRTRREVLRASALAALAAPLAACQTGYSDEPDPLALLAEQARADAAAADAVAASSSAAADVARQYAAARTAHARALQSEVDRLNRPKSSASPVVPSEDGVAGLKKRLATAREQAESLVGGLPRYRAGLVAAVAGGCAGLQQVGSSLGPGTDPGEVTAPASAVPPESAGPLQQALSAEHAALWVYGLVSAFLPDTYTAGTAEGTAEHQDRRDACVRMLSAAGVEPRAAEPAYIPPKPVTDATSAKSVVATAEADAATAWRGVLEQTDDAELRAVALKALLASSRRGTRWREAAGEQPTAIALPGSASS, from the coding sequence GTGAGACCCCGTACCCGTCGCGAAGTCCTGCGCGCGAGCGCTCTGGCGGCACTCGCCGCCCCGCTCGCCGCGTGCCAGACCGGCTATTCCGACGAACCGGATCCGCTGGCCCTGCTGGCCGAACAGGCCCGTGCCGACGCCGCCGCGGCCGACGCCGTGGCGGCGTCTTCGTCCGCGGCGGCGGACGTGGCGCGGCAGTACGCCGCCGCCCGCACTGCGCACGCACGGGCGCTGCAGTCCGAAGTGGACCGGCTCAACCGGCCGAAGTCGTCCGCGTCGCCGGTGGTCCCGTCCGAGGACGGCGTGGCCGGGCTCAAGAAGCGGCTGGCCACGGCACGCGAGCAGGCGGAGTCCCTCGTCGGCGGCCTGCCGCGGTACCGGGCGGGGCTGGTGGCCGCGGTGGCCGGGGGATGCGCCGGGCTCCAGCAGGTCGGCAGCAGCCTCGGGCCGGGCACCGATCCGGGCGAGGTGACCGCGCCGGCGTCGGCCGTCCCGCCGGAGTCGGCGGGCCCGCTGCAGCAGGCCCTGTCCGCCGAGCACGCCGCGCTGTGGGTGTACGGGCTGGTCAGCGCGTTCCTGCCGGACACCTACACCGCCGGGACCGCCGAGGGCACGGCCGAGCACCAGGACCGGCGCGACGCGTGCGTGCGGATGCTGAGCGCGGCCGGGGTGGAACCGCGGGCGGCCGAGCCCGCCTACATCCCGCCGAAACCGGTCACCGACGCGACGTCGGCGAAGAGCGTGGTCGCCACCGCGGAGGCGGACGCCGCCACGGCGTGGCGCGGAGTGCTCGAACAGACCGACGACGCGGAGCTGCGCGCGGTGGCGCTGAAGGCACTGCTCGCCTCGTCACGCCGCGGCACCCGCTGGCGCGAGGCCGCGGGCGAACAGCCGACGGCGATCGCACTGCCCGGCTCGGCGAGCAGCTGA
- a CDS encoding YqeB family protein, whose translation MTTPPRVLRVSRLLLVAVLLGGPVLGAVAGAGVAPVTGWLTGVFGGAPGPLRLLERVPLPWLIGGGAVVGLVAAALFALTIVAETTAVEITEQGVTVERDGSRTFVARDRIGAVYTDPRDLVLCGHDGRELLRREADVGARRLAEEFEAAGYPWRGTRDPDEDSFRPWADGAPDLPDEVHALLRRRERALRDGKPGAAAELRDRAQELGVVVRDRRSGHRQQWRAVKTR comes from the coding sequence ATGACCACACCGCCCCGCGTCCTGCGGGTTTCCCGTCTCCTGCTCGTGGCGGTCCTGCTCGGCGGCCCGGTGCTCGGTGCCGTGGCGGGCGCCGGGGTCGCACCGGTCACCGGCTGGCTGACCGGTGTGTTCGGGGGTGCTCCGGGGCCGCTGCGCCTGCTGGAGCGGGTGCCCCTGCCGTGGTTGATCGGCGGTGGCGCCGTCGTCGGGCTGGTCGCCGCCGCCCTGTTCGCTCTCACGATCGTCGCGGAGACCACCGCCGTGGAGATCACCGAGCAGGGCGTGACCGTCGAGCGTGACGGCTCGCGCACCTTCGTCGCGCGCGACCGGATCGGCGCGGTCTACACCGATCCGCGGGATCTCGTGCTCTGCGGGCACGACGGACGCGAACTCCTGCGCCGGGAAGCCGATGTCGGCGCGCGGCGTCTGGCGGAGGAGTTCGAAGCCGCCGGTTACCCGTGGCGGGGTACCCGCGATCCGGACGAGGACAGCTTCCGCCCGTGGGCCGACGGCGCACCGGATCTGCCCGACGAGGTGCACGCACTGCTGCGCCGCCGCGAACGTGCCCTGCGGGACGGGAAACCCGGCGCCGCGGCCGAGCTGCGGGACCGGGCGCAGGAGCTCGGTGTCGTCGTCCGCGACCGACGGTCCGGTCACCGGCAGCAGTGGCGCGCGGTGAAAACTCGGTGA
- the cysC gene encoding adenylyl-sulfate kinase, with protein MPQLLRLATAGSVDDGKSTLIGRLLFDSKSLFTDQLAAVERASRRRGEDYPNLALLTDGLRAEREQGITIDVAYRYFATPRRKFVIADTPGHIQYTRNMVTGASTADLALVLVDARKGVLEQSRRHAFLASLLGIPHLVLCVNKMDLVDHSRERFDEIREEFRRFAMKLDVGDLSFIPVSALHGDNVVHRSASMPWYGGTSLLHHLEEVHVASDRNLIDARLPVQYVIRQGGRDFRGYAGTVAGGVFKPGDEVVVLPSGLTSRVAALWGPGGLPVTEAFPPQAVTVQLTGELDVGRGDLICRPANRPHTGQDLDAMVCWLAEAGSLTPGATYTVRHTTAETTAAVQKLDYRLDVDTLHRDESADSLRLNEIGRIQLRTRTPLMFDPYRRNRTTGSFILVDDTTGNTVAAGMITGPALPASRVVWHAAAVGREERATRGLTVWLTGLSASGKSTIAVELERRLVAAGRPAYLLDGDNLRHGLNADLGFSAPDRAENVRRVGEVARLFADAGVVAVASLISPYRSDRALVREAHQRAGLPFLEVFVDTPPEVCEARDPKGMYAKARAGEIRGFTGVDDPYETPEAPDLVLRPDSADPAAEILTLLNRSALWE; from the coding sequence ATGCCCCAGCTCCTGCGCCTGGCCACGGCCGGCAGCGTCGACGACGGCAAGTCCACGCTCATCGGGCGGCTGCTGTTCGACTCGAAGTCGCTGTTCACCGACCAGCTCGCCGCCGTCGAACGCGCGAGCAGGCGGCGCGGCGAGGACTACCCGAACCTGGCCCTGCTCACCGACGGGCTGCGCGCCGAACGCGAGCAGGGCATCACGATCGACGTGGCCTACCGCTACTTCGCCACGCCACGGCGGAAGTTCGTCATCGCCGACACCCCCGGTCATATCCAGTACACCCGCAACATGGTCACCGGAGCGTCCACGGCGGACCTCGCGCTGGTGCTCGTCGACGCGCGCAAGGGCGTGCTGGAGCAGTCGCGCCGGCACGCGTTCCTGGCTTCCCTGCTGGGAATCCCGCACCTGGTGCTGTGCGTGAACAAAATGGACCTGGTGGACCACTCGCGGGAGCGGTTCGACGAGATCCGCGAGGAGTTCCGCCGCTTCGCGATGAAACTCGACGTCGGCGACCTGTCGTTCATCCCGGTTTCCGCGCTGCACGGGGACAATGTGGTGCACCGCTCGGCGAGCATGCCGTGGTACGGGGGCACGTCGCTGCTGCACCACCTGGAGGAGGTCCACGTGGCCTCCGACCGCAACCTCATCGACGCGCGGCTGCCGGTGCAGTACGTGATCCGGCAGGGCGGCCGTGACTTCCGCGGCTACGCCGGCACGGTCGCGGGCGGGGTGTTCAAGCCCGGCGACGAGGTGGTCGTGCTGCCCTCGGGGTTGACCAGCCGCGTCGCGGCGCTCTGGGGTCCCGGCGGCCTGCCGGTGACCGAGGCGTTCCCGCCGCAGGCGGTGACCGTGCAGCTGACCGGCGAGCTGGACGTCGGCCGCGGCGACCTCATCTGCCGCCCGGCGAACCGGCCGCACACCGGGCAGGACCTCGACGCGATGGTGTGCTGGCTCGCCGAAGCGGGTTCGCTGACGCCGGGCGCGACCTACACCGTCCGGCACACCACGGCGGAGACGACCGCGGCCGTGCAGAAGCTGGACTACCGGCTCGACGTGGACACCCTGCACCGGGACGAGTCCGCGGATTCCCTGCGCCTGAACGAGATCGGGCGAATCCAGCTGCGCACGCGCACACCGCTGATGTTCGACCCCTACCGGCGCAACCGGACCACCGGCAGCTTCATCCTGGTCGACGACACGACCGGCAACACGGTCGCGGCGGGCATGATCACCGGTCCGGCGCTGCCCGCGTCGCGGGTCGTGTGGCACGCGGCGGCGGTGGGCCGGGAGGAGCGGGCGACCCGCGGGCTCACGGTGTGGCTGACCGGGTTGTCGGCGTCGGGGAAGTCCACGATCGCGGTCGAGCTGGAGCGCCGGCTGGTCGCCGCCGGTCGCCCGGCGTACCTGCTGGACGGCGACAACCTGCGGCACGGGCTCAACGCCGATCTCGGGTTCAGCGCGCCGGACCGCGCGGAGAACGTGCGGCGGGTGGGCGAGGTGGCGCGCCTGTTCGCCGACGCCGGGGTGGTCGCGGTGGCGTCGCTGATCAGCCCGTACCGGTCGGACCGCGCGCTCGTGCGGGAGGCGCACCAGCGGGCCGGACTGCCGTTCCTGGAGGTCTTCGTCGACACGCCGCCGGAGGTGTGCGAGGCACGCGACCCGAAGGGCATGTACGCGAAGGCGCGCGCCGGGGAGATCCGCGGCTTCACCGGCGTCGACGACCCGTACGAGACGCCGGAAGCGCCGGACCTGGTGCTGCGGCCCGATTCCGCCGATCCGGCCGCGGAGATCCTGACCCTGCTGAACAGGAGCGCGTTGTGGGAGTGA
- a CDS encoding aminotransferase class V-fold PLP-dependent enzyme — MRTAFGAGFAVPDGYLNTPSIGVPPAAVADAVAESVERWRTGGHTPAHFDPLVARSRQGFADLTGVPAERVAIGSTVAQMLAMVAAGLPEGVRVLTAAGEFTSTTFPFAARGARVTEVPPAELPGAVRGHDLVTVSVAQSADGAVVDLDALREECEAAGVPVALDATQAAGWMPLALDWADWVVAAGYKWMLSPRGCAWLAVHPPAMARTVPVAANWYAGEDPWQTTYGMPLRLAQGARRYDLSPVWFAHAGAAVALEYLASLDLEAVRAHDVKLADTLLTRLGLPERGSAIVALEADPEALARAGIVASARAGKVRVGFHLYNTGADVERLLDAVR, encoded by the coding sequence ATGCGCACAGCTTTCGGCGCCGGGTTCGCCGTTCCGGACGGATATCTCAACACCCCCAGCATCGGCGTCCCGCCTGCCGCGGTCGCGGACGCCGTGGCCGAGTCGGTGGAGCGCTGGCGCACCGGCGGGCACACGCCGGCCCACTTCGATCCGCTGGTCGCCCGGTCACGGCAGGGCTTCGCGGACCTGACGGGCGTCCCGGCCGAGCGGGTCGCGATCGGCTCCACGGTGGCCCAGATGCTGGCGATGGTCGCCGCCGGGCTGCCCGAGGGGGTACGCGTGCTGACCGCGGCGGGCGAGTTCACCAGCACGACGTTCCCGTTCGCCGCCCGCGGCGCGCGTGTCACGGAGGTGCCACCGGCCGAGCTGCCCGGTGCGGTGCGCGGGCACGACCTGGTGACGGTCAGCGTCGCGCAGTCCGCGGACGGGGCGGTGGTGGACCTGGACGCCCTGCGCGAGGAGTGCGAAGCGGCCGGGGTGCCGGTCGCGCTCGACGCGACGCAGGCCGCCGGCTGGATGCCGCTGGCACTGGACTGGGCCGACTGGGTGGTCGCCGCCGGGTACAAGTGGATGCTTTCGCCGCGTGGATGTGCCTGGCTGGCCGTGCACCCGCCGGCGATGGCGCGCACCGTGCCGGTCGCCGCGAACTGGTACGCGGGGGAGGACCCGTGGCAGACGACCTACGGAATGCCGCTGCGCCTGGCCCAGGGTGCCCGCCGCTACGACCTGTCGCCGGTATGGTTCGCCCACGCGGGGGCCGCCGTCGCGCTGGAATACCTGGCTTCGCTGGACCTCGAAGCGGTGCGCGCGCACGACGTGAAGCTCGCCGACACGCTGCTGACCAGGCTCGGACTGCCCGAGCGCGGCAGTGCGATCGTGGCGCTGGAGGCCGATCCGGAAGCGCTTGCCCGTGCCGGGATCGTGGCCAGTGCCCGCGCCGGCAAGGTCCGCGTCGGCTTCCACCTCTACAACACCGGGGCCGACGTGGAGCGGCTTCTGGACGCAGTGCGGTGA
- a CDS encoding tyrosine-protein phosphatase, translating into MQWLELEGAVNARDLGGTPTEDGGEISGRRLLRSDNLQGLTPADIKVLVDDLGLTTVVDLRGTPEVTREGPGPLTAVEAVRHHHFSVLPEAGDATDAAADDPGDALYANRGREKVLARFPDNVMTSLYLGYLEDRPESIVAALRTIASAPGAALVHCAAGKDRTGVVTAFALTVAGVGRDEVIADYAVSGERIGRILARLRGSATYAADLDKRPDDDDHRPKAETMRLFLDQVDQRYGGVRAWLAANGFGESDAEALRDKLLR; encoded by the coding sequence ATGCAGTGGCTTGAGCTGGAGGGGGCGGTCAACGCCCGCGACCTGGGCGGCACGCCCACCGAGGACGGCGGCGAAATCTCCGGGCGCAGGCTGCTGCGGTCGGACAATCTGCAGGGCCTCACGCCCGCGGACATCAAGGTCCTGGTCGACGACCTGGGCCTGACGACGGTGGTGGACCTGCGCGGCACCCCCGAGGTGACGCGGGAAGGCCCGGGGCCGCTGACCGCGGTCGAGGCGGTGCGCCACCACCACTTCTCGGTCCTGCCCGAGGCCGGTGACGCGACCGACGCGGCGGCCGACGACCCCGGCGACGCGCTGTACGCCAACCGCGGCCGCGAGAAGGTACTGGCCCGGTTCCCGGACAATGTCATGACTTCGCTGTACCTGGGCTATCTGGAGGACCGGCCGGAAAGCATCGTGGCAGCCCTGCGCACGATCGCCTCGGCCCCCGGCGCGGCGCTGGTGCACTGCGCGGCGGGCAAGGACCGCACCGGCGTGGTGACGGCCTTCGCGCTGACGGTCGCGGGCGTGGGCCGCGACGAGGTGATCGCCGACTACGCCGTCAGCGGTGAACGGATCGGGCGGATCCTGGCGCGGCTGCGCGGTTCGGCGACCTACGCCGCTGACCTGGACAAGCGCCCGGACGACGACGACCACCGCCCCAAGGCCGAGACCATGCGGCTGTTCCTGGATCAGGTGGACCAGCGTTACGGCGGCGTGCGGGCCTGGCTCGCGGCGAACGGTTTCGGCGAGAGCGACGCCGAGGCGCTGCGGGACAAGCTTCTCCGATGA
- the cysD gene encoding sulfate adenylyltransferase subunit CysD, whose product MTTVYELSHLDLLEAESVHIFREVAATFEHPVLLFSGGKDSVVMLALAAKAFWPAPLPFPVLHVDTGHNFDEVIAFRDRVVDRMGLRLHVASVQDDIDAGRVTEDTGPRASRNRLQTVTLLRAIREGGFDAVFGGARRDEEKARAKERVFSFRDEFGQWDPRNQRPELWNLYNGRHRRGEHIRVFPLSNWTELDIWSSIAAERIELPPIYYAHRRPVVQRDGMLLAHTRFLRLLDGEEPYEATVRFRTVGDATCTGCVESTASTADEVVAEVAATRVTERGATRADDRISEAGMEDRKKEGYF is encoded by the coding sequence ATGACCACGGTCTACGAGCTGTCCCACCTCGACCTGCTCGAAGCGGAGTCGGTGCACATCTTCCGCGAGGTCGCGGCGACCTTCGAACACCCCGTGCTGTTGTTCTCCGGCGGCAAGGACTCGGTGGTCATGCTCGCGCTGGCGGCCAAGGCGTTCTGGCCCGCGCCGCTGCCGTTTCCCGTACTGCACGTCGACACCGGCCACAACTTCGACGAGGTGATCGCCTTCCGCGACCGGGTCGTCGACCGGATGGGCCTGCGCCTGCACGTCGCGAGCGTGCAGGACGACATCGACGCCGGGCGCGTCACCGAGGACACCGGCCCGCGCGCCTCCCGCAACCGGCTGCAGACCGTCACGCTCCTGCGCGCGATCCGGGAGGGCGGTTTCGACGCCGTGTTCGGTGGTGCGCGCCGGGACGAGGAGAAGGCGCGGGCGAAGGAACGCGTGTTCAGCTTCCGTGACGAGTTCGGCCAGTGGGATCCGCGCAACCAGCGGCCGGAGTTGTGGAACCTCTACAACGGGCGGCACCGCCGCGGTGAGCACATCCGCGTGTTCCCGCTGTCGAACTGGACCGAGCTGGACATCTGGTCCTCCATCGCCGCGGAGCGCATCGAGCTGCCGCCGATCTACTACGCGCACCGCCGTCCCGTGGTGCAGCGCGACGGAATGCTGTTGGCACACACCAGGTTTCTGCGGCTGCTCGACGGCGAAGAACCGTACGAGGCGACCGTGCGGTTCCGCACCGTCGGGGACGCGACCTGCACCGGATGCGTCGAAAGCACTGCATCGACGGCGGATGAGGTGGTCGCCGAAGTGGCCGCGACCCGCGTGACCGAGCGGGGCGCGACCCGCGCCGACGACCGGATCTCCGAAGCCGGCATGGAGGACCGCAAGAAGGAGGGCTACTTCTGA
- a CDS encoding rhomboid-like protein has product MPRIHLPSPVSTPFTFWYLAVLLATTGPQHLFGESVSARLLELASTDAHNLWHRPVLSLVSSALWLGDDGWLVYVVIFTLAVAPLERRIGAGWTCAVFASGHVLATLATELPVMAAIAAGWLPVTDGRWLDIGVSYGFFATAGALVPVLARRFRAAAVLAIETGIVVIYLIDQPTSLGGIVTFAGHLIAAHIGLLGWSGWLRRHGFAGTLPRPARRGGRVRPLAGSVAP; this is encoded by the coding sequence GTGCCGCGGATCCACCTGCCCAGCCCGGTCAGCACGCCGTTCACCTTCTGGTACCTGGCGGTGCTGCTGGCCACGACCGGTCCGCAGCACCTGTTCGGCGAGTCCGTCTCGGCCCGGTTGCTGGAGCTGGCCAGCACCGACGCGCACAACCTGTGGCATCGTCCGGTGCTGAGCCTCGTCAGCAGCGCGCTGTGGCTGGGCGACGACGGCTGGCTCGTCTACGTGGTGATCTTCACGCTCGCCGTGGCTCCGCTGGAACGGCGGATCGGCGCGGGCTGGACGTGCGCGGTGTTCGCGAGCGGGCACGTGCTCGCGACGCTGGCGACCGAACTTCCGGTGATGGCCGCGATCGCCGCGGGCTGGCTGCCGGTGACCGACGGGCGGTGGCTCGACATCGGGGTCAGCTACGGGTTCTTCGCGACCGCGGGCGCACTCGTGCCGGTGCTCGCCCGGCGCTTCCGGGCCGCGGCGGTGCTGGCGATCGAAACCGGCATCGTCGTGATCTACCTCATAGACCAACCTACGTCGCTGGGCGGGATCGTGACCTTCGCGGGGCACCTGATCGCCGCGCACATCGGGCTGCTGGGCTGGTCGGGGTGGTTGCGGCGGCACGGGTTCGCCGGCACGCTCCCCCGTCCGGCGCGGCGTGGCGGGCGGGTCCGCCCCTTGGCGGGATCGGTGGCGCCATGA
- a CDS encoding pyridoxamine 5'-phosphate oxidase family protein: MGVNQRAGIRMTGAEIAEFVTASRTATIATLGPDGTPHLVAMWFAVLDGKIWLETKAKSQKAVNLRRDARVTCLIEDGLTYDALRGVSIEGRGVISEDPDEIWAVGVNVFERYYGPYSEDLRPAVQMMLNKRVVVRIDPLRVRSWDHRKLGLDPMPLGGTTAP, translated from the coding sequence GTGGGAGTGAACCAGCGGGCCGGGATCCGCATGACGGGCGCCGAGATCGCGGAGTTCGTCACCGCAAGCCGGACGGCCACGATCGCGACCCTCGGCCCGGACGGCACCCCGCACCTGGTGGCGATGTGGTTCGCCGTGCTGGACGGCAAGATCTGGCTGGAAACCAAGGCCAAGTCGCAGAAGGCGGTCAACCTCCGCCGCGACGCGCGCGTCACGTGTCTCATCGAGGACGGCCTGACCTACGACGCGCTGCGTGGCGTGTCGATCGAGGGCCGCGGCGTGATCAGCGAGGACCCGGACGAGATCTGGGCCGTCGGCGTCAACGTGTTCGAGCGCTACTACGGGCCGTATTCCGAGGACCTGCGCCCGGCGGTGCAGATGATGCTGAACAAACGCGTCGTGGTGCGGATCGACCCGCTGCGCGTGCGCTCGTGGGACCACCGCAAACTCGGCCTCGACCCGATGCCCCTGGGCGGGACGACGGCGCCCTAA
- a CDS encoding CPBP family intramembrane glutamic endopeptidase, translating into MSRNDLPPSGAPVARHLSVRWYLVLVVVYVAVVQVLGFVLTRGTGGGYETTGGVWRSITVPVGVGLVLVGVTVTVLRWWRPVLTDDRPVRRWVAVVPVLMIVSILAGTDYGGLAARGAGFTVLLLAGTLFVGFAEEGLFRGIGLVALRGNGLGEGGVALWSSVVFGLAHSANLVSLGARAFVQVFVVAVAGYFFYLVRRRSGGLLLPAVLHGLWDFALITGSIVPGESYPGSFVVVVALIVLAIVVFRRRHRIEPGAA; encoded by the coding sequence GTGAGCAGGAACGATCTCCCGCCGAGCGGAGCGCCCGTGGCCCGCCACCTGTCCGTCCGGTGGTACCTCGTTCTCGTCGTGGTCTACGTGGCGGTCGTCCAGGTACTCGGGTTCGTGCTCACCCGGGGCACCGGCGGCGGGTACGAAACGACGGGCGGGGTGTGGCGGAGCATCACCGTCCCGGTCGGGGTGGGGCTGGTGCTCGTCGGCGTGACCGTCACGGTTCTGCGGTGGTGGCGTCCCGTGCTCACCGACGACCGGCCGGTGCGGCGGTGGGTCGCGGTCGTGCCGGTGCTGATGATCGTCTCGATCCTGGCGGGCACCGACTACGGCGGACTCGCCGCCCGCGGCGCCGGGTTCACCGTGCTGCTCCTGGCCGGCACGCTGTTCGTCGGGTTCGCCGAGGAAGGGCTGTTCCGCGGCATCGGCCTGGTCGCGTTGCGCGGGAACGGGCTCGGCGAGGGCGGGGTCGCGCTGTGGTCGTCGGTCGTGTTCGGCCTCGCGCACTCCGCGAACCTGGTCTCGCTGGGCGCGCGGGCGTTCGTGCAGGTCTTCGTCGTCGCCGTCGCCGGGTACTTCTTCTACCTCGTCCGGCGCCGCTCGGGCGGTCTGCTGCTGCCCGCGGTGCTGCACGGGCTCTGGGACTTCGCGCTCATCACCGGTTCGATCGTGCCGGGCGAGAGCTACCCCGGATCGTTCGTGGTGGTCGTCGCGCTGATCGTGCTCGCGATCGTGGTGTTCCGGCGGCGCCACCGGATCGAGCCCGGCGCGGCGTGA
- a CDS encoding GNAT family N-acetyltransferase, whose translation MIRADEAAELVEQFWSLGGETTDLGTGRYVRSPAAPDHPLGNFLTSVDVGTEDELTALLAKARSHTGVACGRVLVPPRTPHRVEALFALAGWTLETQLQLVLPDSAVVAPATATLEPVRSEQDWQIVEDLFRIDHIEEDRRTGRDERPAADTHQAVLLRRSLAPVTYFLARRESRVAGCIALWVRADGFAMIEDVFVHPGARGQSVAREMLRHVVGIARERGAGPVLIGAEVDDTPKHLYARFGFRPTVVTRSYHAS comes from the coding sequence ATGATCCGCGCCGACGAGGCGGCCGAACTGGTCGAGCAGTTCTGGTCGCTGGGCGGCGAGACGACCGACCTCGGGACCGGCCGGTACGTCCGCTCGCCCGCGGCGCCGGACCACCCGCTCGGCAACTTCCTCACCTCCGTCGACGTCGGCACCGAAGACGAACTGACCGCGCTCCTGGCGAAAGCGCGGTCCCACACCGGGGTCGCGTGCGGGCGCGTCCTGGTACCGCCGCGAACGCCGCACCGCGTGGAGGCGCTGTTCGCACTGGCGGGCTGGACCCTCGAAACCCAGTTGCAGCTGGTGCTCCCGGACTCGGCCGTCGTCGCCCCGGCCACCGCGACGCTGGAACCGGTGCGCTCCGAGCAGGACTGGCAGATCGTGGAGGACCTGTTCCGGATCGACCACATCGAGGAGGATCGGCGAACCGGGCGCGATGAGCGGCCCGCCGCTGACACTCACCAGGCGGTGCTCCTCCGGCGGAGTCTCGCGCCCGTCACGTACTTCCTCGCCCGGCGGGAATCGCGGGTGGCCGGGTGCATCGCGCTGTGGGTCCGCGCCGACGGGTTCGCGATGATCGAGGACGTGTTCGTGCACCCCGGGGCGCGCGGGCAGAGTGTCGCGCGGGAAATGCTGCGCCACGTGGTCGGAATCGCGCGCGAGCGGGGCGCGGGCCCGGTCCTGATCGGCGCCGAAGTGGACGACACCCCGAAGCACCTCTACGCGCGCTTCGGGTTCCGGCCCACCGTCGTCACCCGCAGCTACCACGCGAGTTAG
- the rimP gene encoding ribosome maturation factor RimP, with amino-acid sequence MPGELAARLEPIVADAVSGAGFDLDALDVQQAGRRKLVKVVVDSDDGVGLDEVADVSRAVSAVLDENEQLIAGAYTLEVTSPGVDRPLTRPRHWRRSRFRLVRITPRDGAEYVARVGHAGEDGVRVLADGEIRDVRYADVVKAVIEIEFRQPPTEELKLLDQDASGNNTAEPEEDPK; translated from the coding sequence GTGCCTGGAGAACTCGCCGCCCGGCTCGAGCCGATCGTGGCCGACGCCGTGTCCGGCGCGGGTTTCGACCTCGACGCGCTCGACGTCCAGCAGGCGGGCCGCCGCAAGCTCGTCAAGGTCGTCGTCGACTCCGACGACGGCGTGGGACTCGACGAGGTCGCCGACGTCAGCCGCGCCGTGTCGGCCGTGCTGGACGAGAACGAGCAGCTGATCGCGGGCGCCTACACGCTCGAAGTGACCTCGCCGGGCGTCGACCGCCCGCTGACGCGCCCTCGCCACTGGCGCCGCTCGCGGTTCCGCCTCGTGCGGATCACGCCGCGGGACGGCGCCGAGTACGTGGCACGCGTCGGCCACGCGGGCGAGGACGGCGTGCGGGTCCTCGCCGACGGCGAGATCCGCGACGTGCGCTACGCCGACGTGGTCAAGGCCGTGATCGAGATCGAGTTCAGGCAACCACCGACCGAGGAGCTGAAGCTGCTCGACCAGGACGCCTCGGGGAACAACACCGCCGAGCCGGAGGAGGATCCGAAGTGA
- a CDS encoding transcriptional regulator, producing the protein MDPDFDEFLHVPARLAVLAVLAPAGHVDFGFLRDAVGTSDSALSKQISALGDAGYLTVDKNRDQGARRTRVGLTEAGRQAFRRHAAALERIAALARQS; encoded by the coding sequence ATGGATCCCGACTTCGACGAGTTCCTGCACGTGCCCGCCAGGCTGGCCGTCCTCGCGGTGCTCGCCCCGGCCGGCCACGTGGACTTCGGGTTCCTCCGTGACGCGGTCGGCACCAGCGATTCGGCGCTGTCCAAGCAGATCTCCGCCCTCGGCGACGCCGGCTACCTCACGGTGGACAAGAACCGGGACCAGGGCGCGCGGCGCACCCGGGTGGGTCTCACCGAGGCCGGGCGCCAGGCGTTCCGGCGCCACGCGGCCGCACTCGAACGCATCGCCGCGCTCGCGCGGCAGTCCTAG
- a CDS encoding TetR/AcrR family transcriptional regulator — protein sequence MPRPIDPARRRARRLQIIDAALTAFARHGYAGATTAEICRIAGIGSGTFFHHFPTKDSVVAAILEQGTRETREFFGGRAPGTPPRQVLFDFVGHAAADLADPRAAGFITVVGGLTARPEIAAALRDDENTLRACLREVVAAAQDRDEVRTDLTADRLALWIVLLVDGFAGRVAAGGFDVTAETPLLVDQVALLLDGSRPGPSQ from the coding sequence ATGCCCCGCCCCATCGACCCGGCCCGCCGCCGTGCCCGGCGGCTCCAGATCATCGACGCGGCGCTGACCGCGTTCGCCCGGCACGGCTACGCCGGCGCCACCACCGCGGAGATCTGCCGCATCGCCGGGATCGGTTCGGGCACGTTCTTCCACCACTTCCCGACGAAGGACTCGGTGGTGGCCGCGATCCTGGAACAGGGCACCCGGGAGACCCGCGAGTTCTTCGGCGGCCGCGCTCCCGGGACGCCACCGCGGCAGGTCCTCTTCGACTTCGTCGGCCACGCGGCCGCCGACCTCGCCGACCCGCGCGCGGCGGGTTTCATCACGGTCGTCGGCGGGCTGACCGCCCGTCCGGAGATCGCGGCCGCGTTGCGGGACGACGAGAACACGCTGCGCGCGTGCCTCCGCGAGGTCGTGGCGGCGGCGCAGGACCGGGACGAGGTCCGGACCGACCTGACCGCCGACCGGCTCGCCCTGTGGATCGTGCTGCTGGTCGACGGTTTCGCGGGGCGCGTGGCGGCAGGCGGCTTCGACGTCACCGCTGAGACGCCGCTGCTCGTGGACCAGGTGGCGCTTCTGCTCGACGGCTCCCGCCCCGGGCCGTCACAGTGA